The Vibrio cyclitrophicus sequence ACCATGAGCTGACGGTAAATTTTGTCGAAAGTGTTTTTGCCTTGTAATGGCATTAGCTTATGATTAAATAATCTTAAATTAATTTAAGTGCTCGCTTGTTACCCGATAATCGTCAATATGTCTATTTAGGTTGGCTACTTGATAAACTAGCTTCCTGAGAAAATCGCTCACCAACAGCGTGTGATTTTCTACTTTAAGGGTTGATGAACTGGGTTGCAGGAAAAATTCCACATAGTAGGTTGTAAGATTGAGCTTAAACGAAAATAAAAAATGCTCTCATCAACCTGCGATAATTATTTAGAAGTTCACTCTCTATGAACACAGAACACGAAACACAAACTAAAGAAACTGTCGCTCCAGCAATTGAAGCGGGAACGCTGCTCAAAAATAAACGAGAATCTCTGGGTTTAACACAAAAGCAGATCTCTGATCGTTTGAAGCTGCGCGTTACGTTGATCCAACAAATTGAAGAAAACCAATTTGAGTCCGATCAAGTCGCCACCTTTATGCGTGGTTACATTCGTTCATACGCGAAATACGTTAATCTTGATGAAAAAGTTGTGTTGAACGCGCTTCATCATTCTGGTGATGCTCAACATCAAGAACAAGAAATGCTGAGCTTTTCTCGTAAGACTAAAACCGAAAAGCACAATAGCCGTATTATGTTCCTAACTTGGAGCATCTTTGCGGTGATTGTAGGTATGTCGTCATTGTGGTGGTGGCAGAACCAGCAACAAGACACCTTGTCTCAATCTCTGGTGAATACCGAAAGCTCAGAAGAGCTAATGGTAGAAGAGTCGCTAGACCCTGAATTGACGTCATTAGAAGTGATTGAAGCTGAGC is a genomic window containing:
- a CDS encoding DUF4115 domain-containing protein, encoding MNTEHETQTKETVAPAIEAGTLLKNKRESLGLTQKQISDRLKLRVTLIQQIEENQFESDQVATFMRGYIRSYAKYVNLDEKVVLNALHHSGDAQHQEQEMLSFSRKTKTEKHNSRIMFLTWSIFAVIVGMSSLWWWQNQQQDTLSQSLVNTESSEELMVEESLDPELTSLEVIEAEQNTAEHSATESSGELAVVSAAEASENIEQAEQTQDVAEVIPVAAEAETVTPEPVANELVMQFSADCWIQVKDATGKTLSTGIKKAGQSLNLSGTAPYKVILGAPEGVSMTFASEPVDLSGYTSGKVARITLP